One window from the genome of Acidiferrobacterales bacterium encodes:
- a CDS encoding transposase has protein sequence MNEALEKPKARNKAEYIERRIGRIEKTNARVAQHYRIDVHRDESQTRVERLSWRCEPVDGTMATHPGVYCFRSNIVDWDVETMWRTYMTLSEVEAVFRSLKSELGLRPVYHQKQHRANGHLLITVLAYQAVCVLRTRMKANGCHDSWTTVRDALCTITRTTSSFERKDGRMLHVRITASADADQAATYKAMGIAPPPRKLHTTIV, from the coding sequence ATGAATGAGGCTTTGGAAAAACCCAAGGCGCGCAACAAGGCGGAATACATTGAGCGACGGATCGGGCGCATTGAGAAAACCAACGCACGAGTGGCGCAGCATTACAGGATTGATGTTCATCGCGATGAAAGCCAGACCCGGGTTGAGCGTCTGTCGTGGCGCTGCGAGCCGGTTGACGGCACCATGGCCACGCATCCCGGAGTGTATTGCTTTCGCAGCAACATCGTTGACTGGGATGTCGAGACGATGTGGCGCACCTATATGACGCTCAGTGAGGTAGAGGCGGTATTCCGGTCGTTGAAATCCGAGTTGGGACTGCGTCCGGTGTATCACCAAAAGCAGCATCGTGCCAATGGGCATTTGCTGATTACGGTATTAGCCTATCAGGCGGTGTGTGTGCTTCGCACACGGATGAAGGCTAATGGCTGTCATGACAGCTGGACGACGGTGAGAGATGCGCTTTGCACGATCACCCGCACGACGAGTTCATTTGAGCGAAAAGACGGGCGTATGCTGCATGTCCGAATAACAGCCAGTGCCGATGCGGACCAGGCTGCGACTTACAAGGCTATGGGCATTGCCCCTCCGCCCCGCAAGCTTCACACAACAATCGTTTAA
- a CDS encoding DUF1902 domain-containing protein translates to MFSESNEICISASWDPEAQVWVAVSDDVPGLVAEASSLQKLISKLQVLVPELCELNNHLMKAPSDKISISADYKRFEEELQVS, encoded by the coding sequence ATGTTTAGTGAAAGTAATGAAATTTGTATTTCTGCCAGTTGGGACCCTGAAGCACAGGTTTGGGTTGCGGTCAGTGATGATGTCCCAGGATTAGTAGCCGAAGCAAGCTCACTACAGAAATTAATTTCTAAATTACAGGTATTAGTACCGGAATTGTGTGAACTCAACAATCATCTGATGAAAGCACCGTCGGACAAAATTTCAATCTCTGCTGATTACAAGCGATTTGAAGAGGAACTTCAGGTTTCTTAA